The Armatimonadota bacterium genome contains the following window.
GGGCCATGACGCCGACCACCGTGAAGAAGGGGCGTTCGGACGGTCGGCGGCCCTTGCTGCGGTCGAGGAACGGGACGAGCATCCCGTAGGTGATGAGGAATCCCGGCCCCAGTCCGGCCCACAGCGGCGGGGTGTACTTCACGTACTGGTACAGCGCCAAGAAGTACCAGTCCGACAGGATCGGCAGCGGCGTCCGGTTCGGGTCGGCGCGCCGGCCCATCTCGGCGGGGAAGATGTAGCTGGTGGCGACGATCATCAGCAGCAAGACGACGATCGCCGTCGGCGAGAGCCCGAAGCGCTTGCGCCGAGTGAAGATGAAGTACAGTTCTACGGCGATCAGCAACAACGCGGAGATCCCGAAATGGATCGCGTAAAAACGCGTCAGCGCCCCCTGCCCGACCGCCGGGCCGCCGAGGAAGATGAAGGCGATCGCGCTGCCGAACTTGCTCGCACCGATGATCGGAATTTGGTCTAGGTAGACCGCGACGCTGAGCACGGTCTTGGCTGCCCAGAACGCGCGCTGGTTCCAGATCAGCAGATAGCCCGTGATCCCGGAGATCATCGCCAGCACAAGGGACGCGAACAGGATCATCCACGTCAACTCGTTCGGGCGCTTGTACTCGCCGAGGAAGTACATGCGGTAGATCCGCAGCATGATCGCGAGGATCAGCATATCTGCGGCGTACTTGTGGGCGCCCCGGATCAACCAGCCCAAAGGCACCTCATGCTGGATGCGCAGGATGGAGTTGTACGCGCCGTGGGTCGTCGGCTCGTACCAGATCATCAGCAAAACACCCGTGACGAAGACCACGATCCAGGAGAAGTAGACGATGTGGCCCAGCGCGTACAGCGGGTTGTCCAGCCGGTCGACGTTGGTCTCGTCGAAGAGGTCGAGCTTCTCCTTGCGCTCGCGCAGCCACTCCCGTACGCGGTCGAGCATCAGGACGGCCTCGGCGCTTCGGGGTCGGGGGTCGTCGTCTGCGGGTCCGCCGCGCCGGCGTGAAGGCAAGCCACGAACCGCAGGCCCCAGCTCGGGGTCATGCGATCCCTCCGGGCTCGGCGCTCGTGATCACGATAACGCCGTCGCGGATCTCGTAGGTGAAGTAGTACGGCGGCCGTGGCGCCGGGCCGGAGAGGACCCGTCCCGGTCGGTCGCGGTCCGCGGGGTCGTAGATTGACAGGTGGCAGGGGCACGCCATCAGCCCGTGGCGCCGCTCCTCCGGCGGGACGTACCCTCCGTAGCCCGCGGTGACCTCCCGCCAGTTGGGCACGTAGTTGAAGATGCAGCCCAGGTGCGGACAGATCCGGGAGAAGATGACGATGTCGGTGGGTTCTTCGCCCTGCTTGAACCCGGGGAAGCTGACCTTCCACGGCAGCCTGATGGCCACGCCGGGGATCGTCGCCACGCGCGCCTGCTCGGGCGTGTACTGCGCGTAGCGCTGCGTGTACACGAAGATTCGCGACGACCACGGTTCGGCGAGCTCCTCCACGCGTCCCAACGCCAGCTGCTCCCCCTGCGGGAGATCCATCTCCGCGAGACTGCGCAGCCGACCTTCCGGCAGCCCCAGCCCGGGGTCGAGGTTCGGCTTGAGATAGCGCAGTAACGGCGCCGCGAATGCCGCCAGCGCACCGAGCACGGGGATCGCGCTTAGCGCGCGCAGGAACGTGCGGCGGTTCACTCCCCTCTCGGCCATCGTGGCTGCTCCTGGCTCACCGCAGGTCTTCGGGAAGCGTGTAGACGAACGTCCACAGATAATCTACCACAGCCCAGATCTGGTCCGACGTCAGGCGATCTCCGTACGCAGGCATCAGCTCGATGCCACGGCGGTGCACGCCTTCGAACACCCGCTGGTAGAGCTCCGTCGGTTTGCGGTAGGCCATCCAGTCGCGGTCGGTGAAGATCCCGGGGCCCACGCCGCGACCCCACGTCCAGATCTCCTGGCGGATGCGAGCGGCCTCCGGACCGTTGCCGTCGCCGGATTCACCGTGGCAGGCGGCACACTGTTGCTGGTAGATGCGCCGACCCTCGGCGAGTTTGTCGCGCGTGGTCATGCGGCTCCACTCCCAGAACAGGACGTTCCAGATCTCTTGCTCGCTCAGCGGAGGGTCGGCGAGGCTGTCGGCGCCGTAGGCGGGGTGGCGGAAGCCCGGCATCGCGGTGTGCGGCCGACCGCGGTCGATCACCTCGAACATGGAAAAGGGCGTGTTGAGTCGCATCTGGTCGAGGTTGTCGAAGCGCGCAGGCCGGCTGGGAAGCGGTTCGCCCCTGGGGTGGATCCGGAAGATGCGCAGCACGTCCCGGTACGGGTCCTTCTCCGGGGCCACCAGCTGCGGCGCCATCGGTCCGTCGCCCCGGCCCTCGGGCCCGTGGCAGACGGCACAGCGCGCCTCGTAGACCCGCTTGCCTCCGTCGGCGTTGGGCTTTTGGGGAATGAAGTTCATCCGGTGGACGTAGCCGGCCAGCGGTTCGTAGGCGGGACGGTCGGGCGACCCGATCCGCACGTATGGCTGGCAGCCCACGAGCAACACCGACGTCGCCGCGATCAGCGCGGCGCCGGCAACTGGCCGCATCCGACCTCCCGGCAATGGTCTCACACCGGCTGTGCTGTGTTTTGACCTGCGTTCGAGCGATTCCTCTTCGACAAACGCAAGGAGGGCCCCGCGGGCCCTCCCGTCCGTGAAGGTCCGACGCCCATGGTCGGGCGTCGAGGGCTGACCGTCAAGGGCCGGTCCGCTGCGACCCGCTACGTGTCCCGCTCGTACCGGGTCGGGCACTTCGCCAACAGCACCGTCGCGGCGAACACGCCGTCGCGGCGCAGCTGCCCCTCGACCACGACCTCCGCTTCGTCGGTGAACAGATCGGGCACCGTGCCCTGGTAGACCACCGGCAGCGCGATGCCTTCGTCACGCAGCGTGAACCGGATGCGCGACCCCTCGCGGCGGATCGATCCTGAGGCCACCGTCCCCGCGACCCGAGAGGGGACGTCCACGGCCGCCTCTCCCCTCTCGAGCAACTCCCCGACGGTGACATAGTACACGGCCGCCGAACGCACCCCGCCGTAGATCAGGTACGCGAGCGCGGCGACGATCACGGTCACCAGGACGGCGTAGCGGCGGTTCATCGAACACCCCTCAGACCCGCACCGGATCCGCGGGATCCGGTCGGGACCCCGAAGCGGCCAGCTGTTCGCGAAGGCTGTGCACCTCGCGCTCCAGGGCGCCCGCCCGCCGCTGCAGCGCGGCCAGGTAGATCGCGAGCCCGACCCACACGACGAGGTATCCGAAGAACAGGTACGTCACGACGCCCTCACGTCGCCAGCTCCGCCCGCATGCGCGCGACCTCCGCCCGGAGCAAAGCGATGCGCATCCGAACACCGAGCAGCACGGCGTACAAAAGCGAGAACGCGGCCAAGCAAACCAGCAGCGTGTACAGCATCTCCGGTTCCAGCCCGATGCCCTGACGTGTGAAGACGACCGGTGAGATCCCGCGCAGCAGCCGCGCGGAGAAGAACACGATCGGCACGTTCAGGAACGCAATGACCCCGAAGGCGGCCGCAAACCGCGCCCTTCGTTCATCGTCGGCGGCGCTACGCAGCAGCAGGTAGCCCATGTACATCAGCTGCATGATCAGCGTCGCCGTCACCTGCGGATCCCACGTCCACCACACGCCCCAGGTAGGCCTTGCCCAGATCGATCCGGTGACGATCACCAACCCGTTCATCCACACCCCGACCTCGGCGGACCCCGCGGCCAGTTCGTCCCACCATGTGCTGCGCGTGCGCAGGTACTGGATCCCGCCGACGAACACTCCGAAGAAAGCGACGAAGGCAACCCACGCCAGCGCGAGGTGGAAGTAGAAAATACGCTGGACCGGTCCCATGATCCGCTCGGTGGGCGCGTACAGGAAGACCATGTACAGGGAGGCGACCATCGCGACCACCAGCGTCCACCACAGCACGCTGTCGACGCGCCTCACAACCCCTCCTCCACGACACCCTCGAACAGCAGGACGCTTGCAGCCCCGAGGATTATATCAAAGGCGGCGATCAACCTCATTTCGGACACCGACGCGGCCAGCGGCAGCCCGGCGAGCACCTTGGATGTCGCGCTGAGACTGGCAACGAGCAACGGCATCGCCAGCGGGAAAAGCAACAACGGCAGCAAGACCTCCCGCAGCCGCGTGGCGGCGCTCATGGCCGCCAGCAGGGTGCCGACGATCGCCAGCCCCGCGCCGCCCAGCAGCAGCACCGGCGCGAGTCGGCCCAGGTGGGGCCACAGATCGTAGTCGAACAGGACCGCCAGCAACGGCAGCGCCGCAGCCTGCACCGCGAGGATGGCCAAAAAACCGGTGGCCGCCTTCGAGAGGAGGATCCAGCCGCGGTCCACCGGAGCGGCGAGCACGCCCGAACCCGCCTCGCGCTCCTGCTCGATGCCGTATGCGCGGCTCAGACCGGCGACGGCGGCGAAGGCGAGCGTCACCCACAGCACCCCCGGCACCACCGCTGCGACCAGATCGCGGCGGTGGCCGACCGCGAAGCTGAACAGCACCAGGACGATGAGTGTCATCAGGCCCATCGAGGCCAGCATCTCCCGTGTGCGAAGTTCGATGCGCAGATCCTTGTACAGCAGGACCCAGAACGCCCGCACGCTCACGCCTCCTCTGCTGGCCCTTCGTCCGTCCGATCCTCCCCGAGCCGGACGAGGCGACCGGCCTCAAGGCGCGCGAACGCCTCGCACACCCCCTCCACCTCATCGGGGCGATGCGTCGTCAGCACAACCCCGCCGCCGCGCCCCCGGTGCGCGCGCAGCGCAGCCCGCAGCCAGGCGCTGCCCTCCTCGTCCAACCCGGTAAACGGCTCGTCGAGCAGCAACAGGGTGGGCTGGTGCACCATCGCACGGACCAGCGCCGTGCGCTGCTGCCATCCCCGCGACAGGTCCCGCACCAGGTCGTCCCGCCGCGGGTACAGGCCGCTTTCGCGCAGCCACCTCCGCACCGCTGCGGCGTCGGCGCCATGGAGGGCCGAGAACACCCGCAGGTTCTCCTCCACGCTGAGCCCGCCGTAGAGGAACGGCTCGTGGCCCACCACTCCGATCCGCCGGCGCACCGCCACCCCGTCCTGCCGGGGGTCGATCCCGAACAGGCGCAGCTGGCCGCCGTCCGGTCGCCGAAGCCCGGCCAGGATGCGCAGCAGCGTGCTCTTGCCCGACCCGTTGCGCCCCGAGATCGCCACGGCCTCGCCCGGACCCACCGCGAGCGTTACGTGCCGCAACACCCAGCGCCCACCCATTTGCTTGCGCAGACCCACGGTGTCCACCAGCGGCGCACCCGGACGGACCGCACTCACGTCTGCGGTACTCCGCAGGCCGCCCGAACGGCGGCGCGCAACTCCTCGGGATCGAACAAGAAGAACGGGTAGGTCCTCAGCGTCGCGATCTCGTGCTCGGTCTCCTCGACCGCGATGACCTGCAACTCCTCGTCGATGGCGCGGATCTCGTCTTCGAGGTGCCGGGCGAGCGCCTGGTTGATCGCGCGGATGCGCTGGGTGATCTCGCGCCGCTGGCGGCGCGTCAGCGAATCCGACTCCAACTGGCGGATGCGCTCCCACTTCTCGGCCACCAGTGCGCTCACCGTCTCGTCCCCGCGGTTGAGGAACCTGTCCGGGTTGTGCTGCAGGTCCAGCCGCCTGCGCTCCAGCGCCAGCCGATCCGCCCGGGGATTCGCGTGCCGGCCCAGCGGCAGGTGAAAGGTCCCGCTGGCCACGGCGAACAGCGGCGGCCGGACGCCGAACAGCTCGGCTATCAACCGGTCCGTCGCACGGTCGTACTGACCGCCGCCGATCCCGTGCACGAACAGATCCGCAAAGCACAGCCGCACGAACATCGTCAGGGTCAGCGCCCGCGGTCGCAACTCCGTCGCCGCAAGCGCCTCGGGGTCTGTTTCCTTCGCGCTCACCGTCGTAACCACGTGCCCCTGTGCCCGCACCCTGATCACATCGCCTCTGCGCACCGCGCTGGCCGGCCAGCGCCGTCCGTCGCGAACGACCCAGAACGGAAGCTCGCAGCCTTCGCCGTCCAGCCGGAGGTTCGGGAACGGCTGGGCGGCGGATCGAATTCCCTCTTGTTCCCTGTGGGCGTCGAGTGCGCGGTTGTGGCATTCTCGGAAGGTCTCGTGGTGGCGCAGGATCCACATCGCGAAACATCGGAACGCGCGGGTCCGGCTCATCGCCGACACCGGCAGTTCCCCGTAGCGGGGTGAGCGACCGGCCCCCTCAAACCCGCGGCGCACCAACGCCATGAACTCACCCAGGTGCTCCGCCACCGCCCGGGCGCGCGCCCCCGCAGCGGCTAGCCGATCGACCCGCTCGGTCAGCGCGTGGTTGCCCAGCGTCTGTACCTCGGCCCGCACGCCGTCGACGAAGCGCGCCCAGTTCGCGGCCGACGGTGGGGGTACGGCTTCGAACGGCACGTCCGGAGGGCGGCGCACCAGACTGCGGTGCACCACTTCCAGCCGACCGTCCCTGCGGGGCAGGGCGACGCCGATGTCCTCGAAATCGTCGGTGTCCACGATCAGGTTCAGGCCCGCCGCCCCTTCTCGGACGCAGGAGTCGACCAGCAGGTTCTTGACCCAGATCCCAGGATGGAAAAACAGCGGCTGGTGTCCGGTGACGACCAGGGGGCCCTCGGGGAGCCCGTCCGGGGCCGCTCCCACGCGGGCCAAGAACGCTCCCGCCGCGCCGAGCAGATCCTTACGGGTCTGCCGGCGCAGTTCGCCGAGCGGAAGGTCCGACAGGTCCATCGATGCGTGGTCCAAGGACGCGGCGTTGCGGGCCGCCAGACCCAGCCATGCGGACCTCGGTGGAACGCAGAGCACCTCGCCGTGGCGCTCCGGGATGCGGAGGTCGGCCGCGCGAACCTGCGCGCCACCCACCGCGCTCGCAGCCGAAGCTCCCGATCCCTCGTCCATCACACGAGCCCGTCCAGGGTGCGCAACCCGACTTCCTCCCGGAGCAGGAACGGCTCTGCGTAGCGCACACCGATCAGCGACCCGAAGTAGGCGGCCTGCGTCCGGATCTGGTCCAGGATCCACAGATTTCCGCGCGCTGCACTGAACTGGCTTTCGTAGGCCGCCACGCTCTGCATCTTCGTTTCGAACGTCTCCGAGACGTCGAAGAGGAACGATGGTCGGCGGTGCAACCGGTAGTGGGTCGAGAAGAAGTGGATCACGCGGCGCGGATAGTGCACCTCGCCCGGGATGTCGGTGCGGGTGAGCTTCGCGTAAAAGCGCGCCGCCTCGCCCAGACGGGCGGCCTGGACGTGGTCGGGGTGGGCGTCTTCCCAGTACGGCACGAACAGCAGATCCGGCCGTACTCGCCGGATGACCTCCGCCACCACCCTGCGGTTGTCGACCGTGTCCATCAGGTAGCGGTTGGGGAGATCGAGCGTGATGCGCTCCACGCCGAGGATCTCAGCCGCCCGTCCGGCCTCTCGGGCGCGCGTCTGCGGCGTACCCATCGGCGTGGGTTCGCCGTCGGTGATGTCGCACAGCGTTACCCGCCACCCGCCGCGCACCAGGGCGGCCATCGTGCCCCCCATTCCGATCTCGCCGTCGTCGGGGTGCGGAGCGACGACCAGGACCGACCGGCTCACTTCACCCGCTCCCCCAGCCACCGGTCGGCCTCGCGCCGCAGGACGTCCAGATAGTACGCACGGCGAACGGCGGCATCGTCCAGACCGCCCCAGAAGCGGCGCTGTGGGTTCTTGTAGATCCGCCCGATGGGGATCTCCCGCACCCGCAACCCGTGGTGCGCCGCCTGCACCCAGACCTGCAGGGGCATTCCGTAGGACGGCTCGTCGAGCTGCATCTTCCGCAGCGCCTCGATCCGGTAGGCCTTGAAGCCGCAGAAGGCGTCCGTGATGGCGTACCCGGTGAGGATGTTGATCCGGTCGGTGATCTCTCGGTTGATCTGCAGCCGATCGGGCGGTGTCTCCTGCCCTCGCGACGAACCTGGCAGGTAGCGACTGCCCGACGCGATGTCCACACCGTCCAGCGCGCTCAACAGGTCCGGAATGAGGTACGGCTCGTGCTGCTCGTCGCAGTCGATCGTGACGACGACGTCGTAGCCGCGCTCGATCGCGTACCGAAAGCCATCGATCAGCGACGCACCGTAGCCGCGGTTTTCTCCGTGCCGGATGACGTGGACATCGGGAAACTCGCGCAGGATCTCCGGCGACTGGTCCGTCGACCCGTCGTCGACCACCAGGATGTCCGCCCCCTCGGGGGCGTAACGGCGAACCGCGCGCAGGACGTCGCGCAGCGTCGCCTCCTCGTTGTACAGGGGCATGACGATGAGAACCTTCTCCATACGCACTCCTCGAGCCGTCGCCGCCCGGCGGCCCACCCCCGTGGACTATTGCCGTCTACGCGCCGCCTCCATCGCTTCCCGCGCCGCATCGATCGTCCGCGCGACGTCGACGTCGGTGTGCGCCGCCGACACAAACATGGCCTCGAACTGCGAGGGCGGCAGGTAGATGCCGCGCGCCAGCATGCCCTGAAAGAATGCCGCGAACCCGTCGGTGTCGGCCCGGCGTGCAGTGGCGTAGTCGGTGACCGGCTCCGCGCTGAAGAACACAGTCAGCATCGAGCCCGCCCGGTTCACCTGAACAGGCACCCCGGCGTCCGCTCCCGCCTGTCGGAGCCCTCGGGCCAGCGCTTCCGACCGGGCTTCCAGCGCCCGGTATGGCGGATCTTCGCGCAGCACGCGCAGAGTGGCGAGTGCCGCCCGGACGGCAACGGGGTTTCCCGCGAGCGTGCCGGCCTGGTAGACGGGACCGGACGGAGCCACCAGCCGCATCACGTCGGCGCGCCCGCCGTAGGCGGCCAACGGCAGCCCCCCGCCGGCGATCTTGCCGAGGCACACCAGGTCGGGCCGCACGCCCAAGCGCTCGTGCGCGCAACCGTACGACAGCCGAAAGCCGGTGATCACCTCATCGAAGACCAGCAGCGCCCCATGCTGTTCGGTGAGTGCCCGCAGCGCCTCCAAAAACCCCGGTGCGGGTGGGACGACGCCCATGTTGCCCGCGATCGGCTCCACGATGATGGCTGCGATCTCGTTCCCACGCTCGGAAAACAATCGCTGCGCGGCCGAAGGGTCATTGTAGGGAAGCGAGAACGTCTGCTCGATGGCACCCGCCGGCACGCCCGGACTGGCGGCCAGACCGAGGGTGGCGACGCCGGATCCGGCGGACACCAGGAGCGCGTCGGCGTGGCCATGGTAGCCGCCGTCGAACTTCACGATCCCGGCACGACCGGTGAACGCGCGCGCGACGCGCAGCGCGCTCATCGTCGCCTCCGTGCCCGACGAGACCAGGCGCACCATCTCCATCGCCGGCACGGCCTCGCACAGAGCTTCGGCCAGCTCCACCTCGTACGGTGTGGGGGCGCCAAAGGTGCTGCCGTCGGCGGCGGCCGTCCGGATCGCGGCGGTCACCTCCGGGTGTGCGTGCCCCAGGATCAAGGCACCCCACGATCCGACGTAGTCCACGTAGCGACGCCCGTCGGCGTCCTCGATCCAGGCTCCGCTTCCCCGCACCACGAACGGCGGGATTCCACCGACGGCGCCGAACGCACGCACCGGGCTGTTGACGCCTCCCGGCATCACGCGCCGCGCGCGCTCGAACCACGTGCGCGATCCGCTGCCAGGGTGCATCTAACGCAGCCGGTGAGCGGCGTCGCGGGCGAAGTAGGTCAGAATCCAGTCGGCGCCGGCGCGCCGCACCGCCAACAGGGTCTCCATCATCGCCGCCTCCCGGTCCAACCAGCCGCGGTCGGCGGCCGCTTGAACCATGGCGTACTCGCCGCTCACGCTGTAGGCTGCCGTGGGAATGCCGAACCGCTCCTTGACCGCGCGGATCACATCAAGGTAGGCGAGCGCCGGCTTCACCATCACCACATCGGCACCTTCGGCGACGTCCCGCTCCACCTCACGCAGCGCTTCGGCGGCATTGCCCGGCTGCATCTGATACCCGCGCCGATCGCCGAACCGAGGCGCGGACTCCGCCGCTTCCCGGAACGGGCCGTAAAACGCCGAGGCGTACTTCGCCGCGTACGCGAGGATCGCGGCATCGTACATCCCCGCGTCGTCCAGCGCGCGCCGGATCGCCCCCACCTGGCCGTCCATCATGCCGGACGGAGCCACGATGTCGGCACCGGCCCGTACTTGGCTGACCGCGATCTTGGCGTACAGCTCCACCGTCCGATCGTTGTCGATTCCAACGGTGGATCCCTCGCCGCTCAGCACCCCGCAGTGGCCGTGGTCGGTGTACTCGCACAGGCACAGATCCGCGATGAGCACGATGCGGTCGGCGAACTCGGAACGCAGCGTCCGCAGCGCCCTCTGCACGACGCCCTCCTCCGCCCACGCTTCGCTGCCCTCGGCGTCCTTGCGCCCAGGGATTCCGAAGAGGATCACAGACCGGATGCCGGTGTCCAGCAAGGACCCCACCTCGTCCACGATGCTGGTGAGCGTGTGCTGGAAGTGACCCGGCAGCGCGCCGATGGGCGCCGGCTCGCGCAGACCCTCTTTGACGAACAGGGGTGCGATCAGGTGGTGCGGCCGCAGAACCGTCTCGGCCGCCATGGTGCGCAAGGCCTCAGTCCGCCGCAACCGCCTGCCGCGATGGGGTAACGACGCCACCTCAACCCTCCTCTCCCGTGAACAGACGCAAGATCGCCGCCACGATCCCCTCGTCGGTGTGCGGGTCGGCAACCGCAGCAACCTCCAGTCCCGCCGCGCGGGCAGCGCGCGCCGTCACCGGTCCGATGCACACGCACGCCACGCCCTCGAGGGCATCAACGCCCGCCAGCTCCAGCGTCCCGCGCACCGCCGACGGACTGGCGAAGACCACGGCGTCCACCCCGTCCTCCAGCACCCGCTGGAGCCGGCTCGCTTCATTGTAGGCGGGTTCGGTACGGTATGCCTCCACCACGTCGACGACGGCGCCTCGGCTGCGGAGGCCTTCCACCAGCCCCTCTCTGCCTTCGGCCGCCTGGGGCACGAGCACCCGGACGCTGGCCACGGGGTGGCGACCGAACGCCTGCAGCAGTCCGTCGGCGGTGAAGTCGTCCGGCCGAAGCGCCACGGCGATGCCGCGGCGCTCCAAAGCCGCGGCCGTGGCATCGCCCACGGCCGCCACCCGCGTCCCACCGAGCGCCGACGCGTCCCGCCCCGCGGCCGTCAGCCGATCGAAGACGGCGTCGACCGCGTTCTGGCTGGTGAAGACCACCCAGTCGTAGGTGTCCAGCCGCTGCAGCGCTCGGTCCAAGTCGCCATACGACGCTGGCGGCACGATGCGGATCGCCGGGACCACGACCGCCTCCGCACCGGCGTCTGTGAGACGGCGGACCAGATCGTCGGCCTGGTGCGCAGGACGTGTGATCAGGATGCGCTGACCGGACAATGGCATGGGTGTGGCGTCCAGTGCAGATATCACCATTTCGAGATCGGTGCCAAGGCCAGGACTTGTCTTGCGGCAGCCTCGCCGATGCCCGACGCCTGCTCCACCGGACCCGATCGCGTGGCCCGTACGACGCGCCTCCCGTCATCGGAGGCGACGAGAACCCTCAGCACCAGCTCGTCCCCCACCGTAGCGAGCGCACCAGCCGGCAACGAGCAGCCGCCGGCGAGGGTCCGCAAAAATGCCCGCTCCGCGGTCACCGCCGCGCGTGTCGGTGGATCGTCCAGGGCGGCCACGAGCGCCTGCAGTTCGACGTCGTCCTCTCGCACCTGGACCGCCAGCGCGCCCTGACCGGCTGCGGGCAGCAACACCTCCGGGTCGAGGAGCTGGGCGATCGCCTCCGACCACCCGCCCCGTAGCAGCCCCGCGGCGGCGAGGACCGCCGCATCGACCTCGCCGTCTCGCACCTTGCGCAGGCGGGTGTCCACGTTGCCCCGCAACGGCACGACCTCCAGGTCGCGCCGCACTGCCCGCAGCTGGGCGGCCCTCCGAGGGCTGCTCGTGCCGACGCGGGCCCCGTAGGGCAGCGCATCCAACGACGCATGCTGTGAGACCAGCGCGTCGCGGGGATCCTCGCGCGGCGGTATGGCGGCCACGACGAGCCCTGGGGTCGGCGCAGTCGGGAGGTCCTTGAGGCTGTGTACCGCCAGATCCACACGCCGTTCGAGCAGCGCACGCTCGATCTCCGAGGTGAACCAACCCGTCGCACCAGACTGTCGCAACGGTGCCTCGGAGCGATCCCCGGTCGTCTGCAGGACCAAGATCTGGCAGCGCAGCCCCGGATGCACGGCCGACAGCGCGGCCGTGACCGTGTCGGTCTGCGCCCGGCTGAGCCGGCTGCCGCGGGTGCCCACGCGGACGACGTTCAATGCCTGGCGACTCCGGGACGTTCGGGAGTTAGGGACCGGCGGCGTCGTCCAGTTGCGGTGCCGCTTGCGCAGATTCGACCTCGGGATCGTGCTCTCGCGCCACGTCCTTCAAGCGCACGATCTGCGCGTGCAGCAACCGGTTCACCACACGCCGCAGCGTCGCCCGAACGGTCTCCCGTTCGCGAGCCGACAGCGACGCCAGCTGCGGGAGCACGCGGCGCCACTCCTCGTCCAGTACGGCGTCGGCGCGCGCCCGCAGCGCCGCAATCAACGGTACCACGCGCACCGAGCGCAGCCATGCTCCGAAGGCCTCCGCGTGCTCTCGGGCGATCGCTTCCGCCCGCGCCACCGCCTTCGACCGCCGGGCGTGCGTCTGCGCGCGCATGCCCTCCAGATCGTCGATGTTGACCAGGTGGACGCCGTCGATCTGTGCGACCGCCGGGTCCACGTCCCGGGGCACCGCGATGTCCAGGATCACCAGCGGCCGGCCCCGACCGTGCATGGCCTGCCTGACCAGCGGGACCTCGATGACCGGGTGCGGCGCGCCGGTCGAAGTCACGAGGATGTCGGCCGCTGCCAACTGCCCGCCGAGCTCGTCGAAGCGCACCGCCCGACCACCCACCATGGCGGCCAGCGTGCGAGCGTTGTCCAGCGTGCGGTTGCACACCGCAATCGGAGCACAGCCGGCGGAGGCCAAGTGGCGTACGGTCAGCTCAGCCATCTCACCGGCCCCCACGACCAGCACGGCGCGGCCCCTGAGGTCTC
Protein-coding sequences here:
- the hemC gene encoding hydroxymethylbilane synthase, translated to MNVVRVGTRGSRLSRAQTDTVTAALSAVHPGLRCQILVLQTTGDRSEAPLRQSGATGWFTSEIERALLERRVDLAVHSLKDLPTAPTPGLVVAAIPPREDPRDALVSQHASLDALPYGARVGTSSPRRAAQLRAVRRDLEVVPLRGNVDTRLRKVRDGEVDAAVLAAAGLLRGGWSEAIAQLLDPEVLLPAAGQGALAVQVREDDVELQALVAALDDPPTRAAVTAERAFLRTLAGGCSLPAGALATVGDELVLRVLVASDDGRRVVRATRSGPVEQASGIGEAAARQVLALAPISKW
- the hemB gene encoding porphobilinogen synthase translates to MASLPHRGRRLRRTEALRTMAAETVLRPHHLIAPLFVKEGLREPAPIGALPGHFQHTLTSIVDEVGSLLDTGIRSVILFGIPGRKDAEGSEAWAEEGVVQRALRTLRSEFADRIVLIADLCLCEYTDHGHCGVLSGEGSTVGIDNDRTVELYAKIAVSQVRAGADIVAPSGMMDGQVGAIRRALDDAGMYDAAILAYAAKYASAFYGPFREAAESAPRFGDRRGYQMQPGNAAEALREVERDVAEGADVVMVKPALAYLDVIRAVKERFGIPTAAYSVSGEYAMVQAAADRGWLDREAAMMETLLAVRRAGADWILTYFARDAAHRLR
- a CDS encoding uroporphyrinogen-III synthase, whose product is MPLSGQRILITRPAHQADDLVRRLTDAGAEAVVVPAIRIVPPASYGDLDRALQRLDTYDWVVFTSQNAVDAVFDRLTAAGRDASALGGTRVAAVGDATAAALERRGIAVALRPDDFTADGLLQAFGRHPVASVRVLVPQAAEGREGLVEGLRSRGAVVDVVEAYRTEPAYNEASRLQRVLEDGVDAVVFASPSAVRGTLELAGVDALEGVACVCIGPVTARAARAAGLEVAAVADPHTDEGIVAAILRLFTGEEG
- a CDS encoding glutamyl-tRNA reductase, whose protein sequence is MQIVAVGMSHRTAPVEARERVAFLESRIGSAAALLCQRAGVREAVLLSTCNRTEAYAAVDDPDAGVEAVVAFLCAYHEVGRQDIEPYLYAHRGVQAAQHLFRVAAGLDSMLLGETQILGQVRDAYAAAREAGSAGPVLGALFREAIAAGRRVRQETGIDRGAVSVPGAAVAMARRLVGDLRGRAVLVVGAGEMAELTVRHLASAGCAPIAVCNRTLDNARTLAAMVGGRAVRFDELGGQLAAADILVTSTGAPHPVIEVPLVRQAMHGRGRPLVILDIAVPRDVDPAVAQIDGVHLVNIDDLEGMRAQTHARRSKAVARAEAIAREHAEAFGAWLRSVRVVPLIAALRARADAVLDEEWRRVLPQLASLSARERETVRATLRRVVNRLLHAQIVRLKDVAREHDPEVESAQAAPQLDDAAGP
- the hemL gene encoding glutamate-1-semialdehyde 2,1-aminomutase translates to MHPGSGSRTWFERARRVMPGGVNSPVRAFGAVGGIPPFVVRGSGAWIEDADGRRYVDYVGSWGALILGHAHPEVTAAIRTAAADGSTFGAPTPYEVELAEALCEAVPAMEMVRLVSSGTEATMSALRVARAFTGRAGIVKFDGGYHGHADALLVSAGSGVATLGLAASPGVPAGAIEQTFSLPYNDPSAAQRLFSERGNEIAAIIVEPIAGNMGVVPPAPGFLEALRALTEQHGALLVFDEVITGFRLSYGCAHERLGVRPDLVCLGKIAGGGLPLAAYGGRADVMRLVAPSGPVYQAGTLAGNPVAVRAALATLRVLREDPPYRALEARSEALARGLRQAGADAGVPVQVNRAGSMLTVFFSAEPVTDYATARRADTDGFAAFFQGMLARGIYLPPSQFEAMFVSAAHTDVDVARTIDAAREAMEAARRRQ